From Triticum aestivum cultivar Chinese Spring chromosome 7B, IWGSC CS RefSeq v2.1, whole genome shotgun sequence:
ATCCAACTGAGGATGAATTGTTACAAAGGAGGGATGTTTTCGGAGCAAATACATATCCACGCAAGAAAAGAAAAAACATACTGGTATAGCTTTTTAATGTTATTTCTGTAAGTAAATTGCACAAGGTCAATCTTGCAAGTTTCTAGCCACTTGCAATTTCAGTTTCCTTATGGGACATCTGCTCTCTTCATTATCTAGTGTCTACATATCTCTTCATCGTTCCTTCTTTAGTGTATGCTTTTTGTGTGTCCAAGCAGGGTTAAGCGTTCCAGTTACATAAAAGTTGTATTTTGGCATAAGCTCCTCACGAAATTCGAAGGTCACTATTGGAAAATTTAAAGTGCATCTATGCTGCATATTAGAAAAGTTGATTACGAAGTAGTCCTATGAGACTTTCTTTCAGTCCAACATCAACTCAATTTCAATGCTTCAACATATTTGGTATCAAATTTTAACCATACTGAATTTTGGTATTGCAGCGTTTTATATTTGATGCATGCAAAGATTTAACTCTCATCATTCTAATGGTAGCTGCTGCCATATCTCTTACGTTGGGCATGGCCACAGAGGTATTTTCTACCTCTTCACTAATTGTTTCCTTAGAATTAGCctttcatcatgtcatcttccttagcCATGGTAGTTTTGAACTTGAATAATTGTCATGCTTTAAGGATAACTATAACTGCATTTGTTATTTTTTTTTCTCTTATCTAGGGTGTTGAGGAAGGATGGTATGAGGGGGGAAGTATTTTTTTAGCTGTTTTTCTTGTGATACTTGTCACCGGTAATTGATTGAGTTTGCACATTTCCTATtatatttgttttgtttttgtcTTCACCTTTAGCTTGCTGTGATCTAATTGTTTTGTTTTTGATCTATCTAGCAACCAGTGATTACAGGCAATCACTTCAATTTCAACATCTGAATGAGGAGAAACAGAACATACAAGTAGAGGTGAGTATGATCATGTGTAACTGTATTTTTGTGCAGCATTCCCACTTTTGCTTACATTCCTGATTTACCATATCTTTTAATTAGGTTCTTAGAGGTGGTAAAAGATTTCGAACTTCAATATTTGAGCTTGTTGTCGGTGATGTGGTTCCGCTGAATATTGGTGACCAAGTAAGATGGTATATTATTTGTCAACTCTGTTTATTTTTTCACCCTAGAATAATTTGCTTACATTCATTATTTCACATTTTAGGTTCCTGCTGATGGTATCCTGATATCTGGCCATTCTCTTGCAATAGACGAATCAAGTATGACTGGGGAATCAAAAACTGTGAGTTCCGGTGCAAAACTTCTTTCTTGTGGCGATTCAAACATACTTCTTTTTTGCGGCGAGACTCAAACACACCTCTTCGGATTTTCATGATGTCATATCATTTTTTAGGTTCACAAGGATCAAAAGGCTCCGTTCTTGATGTCTGGTTGCAAGGTTGCAGATGGCTATGGTTCTATGTTGGTGAGTACCACACTACCACTATCttaagttttttttttgcggggcacTATCTTAAGTGTTTAAGCAACATGTTAGGCTAACTTACTGTTTTCAGTGTCACAATACATAGCATTTTTCTCTCCCTTATTTGTGCCTTTCCTATATTTCGATTCTTAATGGTTAGACTTTATATATCATAATATTTATCCACTTTGCCTATCAAATACAAAGGTAACAGGTGTGGGTATCAACACTGAATGGGGCCAGTTGATGGCTAACCTTTCTGAAGATAATGGTGAAGAAACCCCATTGCAGGTTAATCTCTGTTCGGACTCATCTATATTCTTGCATGAATGAATACTGATGAGACCCTTTCAACCATGGAGTAGGTGCGTTTGAATGGTGTTGCTACTTTTATTGGCATGGTGGGTCTGTCAGTAGCTGGTGTTGTACTTGGCGTGCTTGCGATAAGGTATTTTGCATGATAATGCAGCACAAACAAATATACATACTCTTTATAACCACTTACTGAACTACAGATATTTTACTGGACATACCAAGAATCCGGATGGGACTGTTCAATTTCGGGCTGAAACTACTGGTCTCAAACAAGGATTTATGGGTGCAATCAGAATTTTAACAATCGCCGTATGTATTTTTTGTACAAGTATACAGCTAATATCTTGAACCATTTTCATCTTTTGGTGACCTGATTTTGTGTAATACTATCCATAGGTAACCATCGTAGTTGTTGCTGTGCCTGAGGGACTTCCACTGGCAGTAACATTGACGTATGGATCTCCTTACTGTGCAAATTACTTGAAAATTTCAGTCACATGACTATCTATATTTTGTGGTTTCAGACTTGCGTATTCAATGCGAAAGATGATGCGAGACAAGGCGCTGGTAAAAAAACAATCCTATTTCTGTATAAAACATTCACATGATAGGAAACTTTATCATCCTTACTTTCTTTATTTAGGTGAGGCGGCTCTCATCTTGTGAAACAATGGGATCAGCAACTACTATATGCAGTGATAAGACAGGAACTCTCACCTTGAATAAGGTTTGTAGAATCAATCTGGTGCTTGTGCCATGAAACACCGTTTGAAGATCTGTCATGATGCTATTCCAAGTCCCAATACGCTGCCCTGACAAGAGGCCAATTCTTTCCATTTACTTTAAGTCTTGGAACATACCTGTCACTCTGTCAGCATCGCAGAACCAAAATTAACACAAAAACATCACCAATTTGATGCCAGGATCTTTGGGTGTTGATAATACATTTCTTTATTGTTGTTGGTTACAAGCACATCTTCTGCTAATTTTGTCTTTGCTTGTGGCCTTTTAAAGACCATGTCATCGTGGTTCGTTTTGTAATCCTTATATTATTGATTATGTAGATGACAGTTGTGGAGGCACACTTTATCGGGACAAGGTTGGATCCTTGTGATGATGTTAGGGCAATCTCAAGCAGTTCAGCGGCACTGCTTATTGAAGGAATTGCACAAAACACTACAGGAACTGTATTTTTGCCAGAGGTATATCAACTTTATTTCTTCCTTCTTTTAATATTATTAGAGGTACCTGAATTATCTATTAAATTAGAGGTACCTGAATTATCTATTATATCAGAGGTACCTGAATTATCTATTATATTAGAGGTACATGCATTATCCATTGTCCAGAAAAGCAATAACATACAGGTCACCAATCTGTAATGTATAACCCAGCTAGCCTAGATTTAACTGAAAAGATCAGCAATTTTGATTAAGTTATGACTGGTTACAGCCACTTTGTAAAGATTTGTTAGTTTACTTTTTATGTAAAACATGGTGGTCCATAATGCTATTTGAGGAACATTGGAGATGGTAATAGCTCAGTTTTCGCCATCCGATCTTTATTTTTAATGTTTTTTCAGGATTTTTTACTTTTATCATAGGAGTTCAACTTAGTGTTCTCTTCTGTGCTAATCGCCTGGGAGTGAGTGAACTTTGCACGTGGTCCTGCTACGTTTGAAATATAAGTGGTCAACAGTGGACAACAAGCACCTGGCCTCCACTTGCAGCTAGAAACATGCACGTTCTGTAGTTTCTCTGCAGTACTCCTATTCACTTGCTTGTGCATGTTGATAAACTGGGAAAGCGTCAGGCAGGAGATTACTAACTACTTTCTGAAAGTAGCAAGCGGAGATTGAATCACATTTCAAATGAGATCGAGTGGAGTCCAGAATAATGTATCAGCTGTCAACACTTTGTCAGTTCCACCAAATCCATGAAAATTATGCTCACTTGAGGTTCTTAGCAGTGTGGAAATTGGGTGTTAACAGCTGGTTACCTGTAAAGGCACTGTCCGAGTTAAAGATATGATCTCATAAAATTACCCCAATTTTATTATTTCCTGCCATTAACCAGACAGAAATCAGAACTGGGCAGATGCTTGGAGGCAGTCTAGGGAGAATTCTATGCTAACTGTCATCTACATATATCAGTTGCTTCCACAAAATTTCATCTGTCTTCTTTTCAATGTATAGGATGGGGGAGCAGCTGATGTTACAGGTTCACCAACTGAAAAAGCCATTCTTTCTTGGGGCCTTAAGGTACTACTGATTTTGCTTCACACAGAGTGTCTCCTTTAAGCTTCTTTTGTTGACTTGGCCTAACGCAGTTGCACCTTGCACAGATAGGGATGGATTTCAACGATGTTCGGTCAAAATCTTCAGTTCTTCATGTATTTCCATTTAACTCAGAGAAGAAGCGAGGTGGTGTTGCAGTGCAGGTAGTAAGGCGCATATGTATCTAGAACCATTGGTACATCTAAATTCGTGAATTAGACGAGTGTATCCATGAAGAATTTAACCACTTTTCAGGCTTATTTATATTTGGGTGCTTCATTATTCCAATCCTTTGTAATTTACCACATGTAGTTGGTAATATATGTTTTGGTTATTAGTGCTTGTGAGTTGTGAGAGTTGACGCTATCAAGTTTAACAGCTTCAGGACTATTGGCTCCTGGTAGGCTGATGTTTGTTTTCCTGCTGGATATCTCCCGGGCATGGCTTAAAGGACGAGCCATATTTCTCACTTGAAGCACTCAAATAGGGTTATCTACCAGTGGCAAACAGTTTCTCAAACTTGTTTAAGTTTAATATTATACCAACCAGAAGGGTTTTGAGAGTCCCCTTCGTGATGACCAGTTACTTTTGACGGCACAGATGGCTGGTATTGCCAAGTAGTTCTCGATATGAGCATTGGATGCCATTGAGCATTTGTTCTGATTATAGCATCAGGAGAGTGTTCCTTGGACCTTATGTCTTTTAGTATGCACAGATCTATGATTTGAATTACGCAGTGTGTACGTTGTTTTGGTAAAAACTCCTGTTTTCTATTGTTTCGTAGCCCAGTTTTTTGTTCATGTTACCTCAAGGGTGTTTGGTTACTAATTGCAGTCAGATACCGGGGTCCACATCCATTGGAAAGGTGCAGCTGAGTTAGTGCTATCATCTTGCAAAAGTTGGCTTTCTCTGGATGGTTCAGTTCAGCCAATGGATGCACAGAAGGTAACTGCCATGCATAATTTGCCACCTCAATTTCTTATGCACTCTTACAATGTTGAAATGTTTGCAGCGTAATGTGTACAAGAGATCAATTGAAGACATGGCAAAGAGTTCACTACGATGTGTTGCTTTTGCATATTGTCAATGTGATATTGAAAAAATTCCGAAGGAAGACATAGCTGATTGGAAGTTACCTGAGGAAGATCTGACTCTGCTTGGTATTGTGGGCATAAAGGTTGGTCCTTATTGTTCGGTAGATTCACTTTCAGATTGATTGTATCTCTTAATTTTGAGTTTGACACAAATAACTAGGGTTGCTTCCCGATACCAAAAGATAGCCCTGTGTATAGTGTCCTATTCCATGCTCTATAGTGCCTGTGCTGGGAACATAGGGTATTCAGTTAATCAAATATATGTTTCACTGATGCATCAGCTTGCGGCTATATGTATGCTCAGATAGACAGATAGTATACGGCTGATCTGATTCATCGTCTTATGATTTTCACAACCTATCCATGCTTTCTGGCTTTTGCTAAAACATGAAATATACCAGTATGCATCATATTATCTCTAAATGATTCATCGCCTTTTGTATGTATATGAGGCATCATAATTTGCAAGCATAATTTCTTCTGGTTAGTCATACTGCATTACTTGATGACAATATCCATCTATTACTCCTGCTATAAAGAGTATCTTCGCCTGTAGGATCCATGTCGCCCAGGAGTGAGGAATGCTGTACAATTATGCAAAAATGCTGGTGTAAAGGTATATCCTACTTGTGTTCTTATTTTTCTTGTTCTCATTGGAAATGTTTCACCTCTAATCTATATTAGTCATCGACGGAATGAACTGTGAAGCTAAATCCTCCATGGTATTTCTCATGTTCTCAATTAGGTCTAGCCTTTTACTTCTCACAGGATTGGCTCATCATGTTTGTAGCTGGGCAAGGTTTCTAGCCATTTTCAGTTTCTTTACTTCCTATGCCATGATGCTATTCATATAATTTATTTTGTATTTTGGGACGTTCAATTGTTTGTGTCCTATTCATAAAACATGACTCTTTGTAAACTTTGACCTTGCTGGTTAGTTTCTCAATCGTTACAAAACATGTTAGTTTCTTAAAGTTTTTGTTTTCCTTAAAATGGATTTTTTTCGTCATTTCCCCATTTTGAATGTCACTGCTTCTTTTGTTGGCTTTAATATTTGTTACATTTGTACATGTAGGTGCGCATGGTCACAGGAGATAATATTGAAACAGCCAAGGCAATAGCGTTGGAGTGCGGAATACTAGATGCAAATGGTGTTATTTCAGAGCCATTTGTAATAGAGGGAAAAGCGTTCCGCGAGATGTCTGAAATTGCAAGAGGAGAGATTGCTGACAAGATAACTGTAACTCTCTCCATTCTTAAGTCCCTTGTGTATATATGTTATACTGTGTTGAAGTAATAAACTTTATCTGTACTAAGCACAATGATGTTTATGACTTACTTGAAGTCATTTGAAGTGGTGAATCCTTTTGTATAACTTCTAGTTTTTCTATCCTTCTCAGGAAGTCATTTTCTTTGAAGTTTCTGACATTCTTCTGATTGTTCGACAACTAATTAACTTTGAATTTCAGGTCATGGGAAGATCATCTCCAAATGACAAACTTTTGCTTGTCCAAGCTTTGAAAAGGAAAGGCCATGTTGTGGCTGTCACTGGTGATGGCACAAATGATGCCCCTGCATTGCATGAGGTGTCATGTGTAACTCATGATAAGCTATTAGTGGTCATTTATCTTGATATTGCAGAAGCTTCTGATTTATTCTTATATCTAATGCTTGATCTGTTGTATAGGCTGATATAGGTCTTGCAATGGGCATGTCAGGGACAGAAGTTGCTAAAGAAAGCTCTGACATTATAATCTTGGATGATGACTTCACATCTGTTGTGAAGGTTAGTGTTTTCTACGTTTTTTTTTGGAAGAAATCCTTCTTATGAAGGATAACTGTTCTCAGCAATCATGATGGAGTTTTTTTATGGGATGTCCCCGAAGGGACATCATGATGGACTTTTTCTTCTGTAACAAACTGGCATGGTGCTTTGACGGCAATATACCATCAAAGTAACCTGTGAGTGATATCATATTTTGTGCTAATTGCTATCAGCTTCATTGCCAAAAGAGAGAAAAAATGCTATTGGTTGACAGTGTGTAGAGAGTACAGTTCATGGAGAAGCACATATAAGCCCGTACATGTTCTGATATGCTGCCTTATGCTGCTGAATAGCCATGGCATGTTAAGACTTAAACATAGTGTATATGCAAAATCCTTTGTAGATTGTGCTTAGGCACAAATTCTGGTCGCTCAACCTTCTTGTGATTTTGTGCACTTACACCTCttatctctttttcttttttaggTTGTTCGCTGGGGACGCTCTGTCTATGCAAATATTCAGAAATTCATCCAGTTCCAGCTTACTGTTAACGTTGCCGCACTTGTGATTAATGTTATTGCAGCTGTGTCATCTGGTGACGTGCCTCTAAATGCTGTTGAGGTTGGGACCTCTCCTTTTTTCTTCCAACTATTTTTCAATCTCTAATATTTTCATTACTGCCATTGCCACTTCTGTTGTGCATGAAAGATGTGCCGAAATCTTAATTGTAAGTACAAACACTTGTATGCCAAGGTTGGCTCTCATGCACTATGTTCCTAATTTGCAGCTTCTCTGGGTGAACCTTATCATGGATACACTGGGAGCTCTTGCTTTAGCAACTGAACCACCAACAGACAACCTTATGAAGAGACAGCCTGTTGGTCGAAGGCATGTAATATCACCCTACCTGTCTAGAGTATCGCATTATATGTTTCATGAAATGAGTTGAACTGTTTTCTACATAATTTACAATATTTTCCCTGTTTTCTACTTCAGGGAGCCACTTGTGACCAATATTATGTGGAGAAACTTGTTTGTCCAGGTTGAATTTGCGTGACTCATTTGTATTCTTAGAGCATACAATTGTTGTTTCATATTCTTCTGTTGTTCTGATTTACATGGAATTTTTGCAGGCCATTTACCAAATAGCAATCCTTCTTATCTTTAATTTCTCTGGAAAAAAGATTCTACGGCTGCAGAATGAAAGTCCAGATAACGCCGAGAAAATGAAGAACACATTTATCTTCAATACATTTGTATTTTGCCAGGTTGGTTGGATATTTTCTGATTCAACAACTGTAACAGGGTGTTACTTAAATTCTATGGTGCTCTTTAGATAGATTAATATTGGTATTTGATTTATCTAATAAATGTTCATGTTAAGGGTAGTATAGTGGCAGTGGTTGTCATCTTAAATAAACTGACCTACCATGTAAACTTAAGTTACTCCTTATAATAGGATATATCAGTGTAAATTGCATTCTGTAAAATATTAGACTTGCTGTGGAGCTGACACCATGAATAGTGACTGGCTAGCCTGTATCTGACCTAACATGGTAACAAAAGCATTGCTACTTATGCTCCATGGTGTAACTCTGAGTTGTGAAAAGGGGCATGTGTCAAGGGCCCGAGGTCTTACGAAATAAAATTCCTCCAGTTGTTCAAAAAGTCTTCATGATGTGAAAAGGGGCATATGTCCTTATTGTCAATTACCGTGTGGTTTTTTCTTAAACCAGCCACTTCAGTGGCTTGGTCTTAAGGTTTCAACATATGTGTAATTTAAGTTAGCCCTAGTTAAGTGCCACCGGTAGTTGCCTAGTTATGTATGTTTCTCTCCTCAAACCGGAGAAAGCAGGATGCCCAGAACATTGCTCGGGTAAATGCTGAAATGTCATTGATTAATTATCAACAAGTGCTAGTGTCCTATGAAACATTGTGTAGGTCGCAAATGTATCGTTAGTTTGTCAGTCCTGATAGTTGATTGGGAATCAGCCTATAAGCAGTCTGATGCCATTTTGGAACCTTGGCCGTACATACTGCTAGACACTATTATTAGTTGGTCCCAGTTTGGGAATCAACAAGTGCGATCTTGTCAAATGCAGTGGCGGTCCCAGTTTGAGGTAAACCACCCGAGTGTATTATGATCTATGTAAACTTATCATTACCAAAAAAAAAGAATCAAGAAATTGCCTCACACTGTACTTACTAATATTAGTTTTATGTAGTTCTGAACAAAGATCTCTTAAACTTGATTTGCGTTTTATACCAGATCTTCAACGAGTTCAATGCGCGTAAGCCTGAGGAAAGGAATGTCTTCAAAGGAGTAACAAAGAACCACCTCTTCATGGGAATAGTTTGTGTAACTACCGTGTTTCAGGTAACAGGACATGCATGGTTGTTGCACTGAATGTCCTATCATTCTTGTCCATGAAGTGGTGATAAAGTTGCTCTCTCCTTTGCCAGATACTAATAGTTGAATTCCTGGGAAAGTTCTTTAAAATTGTGAGACTTAACTGGAGTCTATGGTTAGTTTCAGTTGCCATTGGCGTCGTAAGGTACACACTTCAAAATTTATCATTTATGCAAGGTTTGCAATTAGTACACTATCCATCGTTTTAAGGTTATGTAATCAATGTGTCATACAGTTATTTTACGGATCCAGATGCCTTTTGGCCCCCATTTTCTGTGTGACTAGGTTAAGGTTCATATTAACATGCACTCTAGACATTCCCGGGGTGTTCTAAcatctgttttttgtttttatttatcatGTACTTTTCGACTGTAATCTCATCATGGACATTTTGTGAAGTTTTGACCTCCCTTTTCTCTCTGATGTTCCAGCTGGCCTTTGGCTTACCTAGGGAAATTCATTCCTGTTCCTGTAAGACCTCTCCAGGCCTATTTCAAGCCTTGTTGGAAATCATCACGTCGAGGTAAGTCTCCACTCTATAGTTACTGGATAATGTTCTGCATCAACGTTGGTCTAACTAGCTTACCATTAACGCGTACTGTAACGCAGACGAGGAGGAAGGCAGGCAGGGCTAAAAAGGATGCAAATCACCTGGTGTAAATAGACATGGGTCAGCCGAAGAACAGGAACCCGACCCGTACCACCTCTCCCAGTGGAGCAGAGCTGCGGATTATTTCTACTACAAGGAGATGCAGTGAACTAGAAGCTTCCAATGCAGGGACAGGTCAAGTGCAACCGTTGCTGTTAATCATTATGGTTATGGGGCTTCATCGTGATGCAGGTTAATATAAATGAAAATCCTACCTGGGAAGACAATCAGTAGCATCGCCACGGAAGTGACTGTTTTGTGAATGTTCATTGACTACGGAAGGTGACATTTTTTTATGCAAATAAGTTGTGGTAGCTAGGACACACATCGTAGGCTTAGTACagtcctaggtgccttgggggtgTCAGACCTTCATTTTGTTCAGGTTGAGTAAACTAGCAAGCAATAAGAAAGAATTAGCGGAAATTTTCTGGTAAATTTACACTGGAGTTCTATCTTCAAATGCTCAAATGATGAGGCTGTTTCCGACTTGGATCATCTTCAACAGATGATTCATAATAGGGCAGCTGCCAAAAAAAAAACTGTTTTTAGGGCCCTTGGACCAAAATATGATGCTCCTGCGCTATATCTATCTTGTACTGCAATTTCTTTTTTGGGCAGCCCTAAATTTTGCCCCCAAGTGCTGCAAATTTGTAGCAGCCGGCCTGTTACCGTAAAACAATTTCCCAGCCGGAACCAACTGACATGATGAAACTTCATCCCGTAGTGCCCTGCCTATCCCCTCGACCGCCGCTGGCTTGATCTTGTCCGCCAATGCCACCGTTGTGAGTTCGCAGTACGCCCTCGGCGCTGATTCGAGGCTATTTCGGCCAGCCGTCGCCGCCCATTTGATGGATGTAGACGTGGACTAGTGGCCGCCAAAGTGTCGGGTTGACCACGCAATGGCCGTGACAGAACCGAGTCGCCGCTACTTCGGATGGCGTCAATGGCACATCATCACCATTTTTGCCGCAAGCTCGTCCTCTGTGGCGCCAACAATGTCCTCCCAGGCCATTTCTACCAGGCACGGCCATCACCTCAATTCCCACGAGCTGCCAGCCGGATTCCTCCTCCTTGTACGCTAGGTGTTCGAGGAATTGCCTAGAAGGTATTTTTTTTCACTTCTTGTATTGTTGTTCTGCACAGAGGAGTAGATTGCAATGGAAATTATTGTATTATTATAGATGAGTATTATTGTAGATGAGTTCATTTGAACCCTCTATGTGGGATGATTCTTCGTCCGAAGAGGAATATGACATGAACGAAGAGGAGGACATTGCTTTAGTTTTGTTGATGCACAAGAAAGTAAGAGGCTGAAGCATGGTGGTTCCGTTTTCAGCTATGAGGTGATTCGTAGGATTAGGCAAGATGGGCACAACAGATTGATGCTCAACAATTTTGTTTCAAATGTGATACTTCCCACACAAGCATAGGTTGTCTTGGGATTTGTTCCTTCACGTTGCTAATTGTGTGAAGCAATATGATCGGTTCTTTGAGCAGGGGAGGAATTGCGCCGGAGATCTTGGCCATAACACTATCCAGAAGGTGAATGGCACATTGCGCATGATGGCATATGGTGTTCCGGCTGATTTCATTGATAATAACTTGACAATGGGAAAGAGCACTTCAATCTTGCGCGTCAATAAATTTGCGAAGGCGGTGGTTAAAGTGTTTGGAGCAGAGTATTTGAGAGCATCGAATGCTCATGACACTCAAAGAATTTTGGAGATGAACAAAACACGTGGGTTTCTATGCTTGGATCAATTGATTGGATGCACTGAAGGTTGAAGAATTGCATGCATTTTCTCTTATGCCTGGATCttgcaatgacatcaatgtgctctgGCGGTCATCACTCTTTGCAAAGTTAGCCAATGACGAATCACCATATGTGGAATTTCAAGCAAATGGTCGCACATACAACACGGGCTACCATCTTGCGGACGAGATATATCCGAAGTGGGCTACCTTTGGAAGCCAATTTCAAGCCCCAAGGTAAGAAAGAACTTTATTTCCATAATGCTCAAGCGGttgctagaaaagatgtggagagggcCTTTTGGGATTTTACAATCCCAATTTGCAATTGTGCGGACTAGCTAGGTAGGTTTTGGGTTTAGAGACCCTTTGGTACATCATCACAGCCAGCgtgatcttgcacaacatgatcattgagaatgAGGGTGGGAAAGATTTGGATTACACCTTCTATAGACTCATGGGACAACCAGTGTGGCCGCGTAGAAGGGAAGACCGACTCCGACGCTGAGTGTAACATGACATTTGAGATTTCGATAAGTACAAATATCTTCAAAAAGATTTCATGGAGAAGTGGTGGGCATGGCATGGGGCAACAAGCCCACTAGTTTCATATCCATGTTTCACGTATGTGTGATGATGAACAATTTGTGTTATGTTTTATGAACAATTTATGTTGAACTTAATGTTTTGGATTGATGAACTATGTAATAGTTAAGTACTATTTGTGTTATAATGGTTTTGGATTCATTTGAGATGAGTTTGATTTTTTTGAATATGTACATAATTGTGGAAAACAAAAACATAGTTGGGTTGCCCTATTTCACATCATCTGCTACAGTAGAATTTTATTTATGTCCTAAAACTGTTTTTGAGTGCCCTATTTTACATCATGTGTTGGAGATGCACTTACAGTCCTAGTAGTAGAACAAAACGTCTCTGAAGATTAGGAGGAAATAGGTTAAGTTGACATACCAGATATGATGCATTTACATAAAAAATATGAAAATGTGTCGAGGACCTTCCACACTTCGCCCATTATGCAGGGGGTGGTATCCTCATTTGCATGTGTTTAATCTCCTCTATTCTCTGGGGCTATATTCGTGTTGCAAGGACTTCTCCATCTTACTTAATACACACACAGATGTGGTGCAAGCAGTCTCCAGGACGAAACTTGAGCACCCTGTGATGACGTCTGAGGGATGGAAACTGATTTTGATTAAAAGGAAA
This genomic window contains:
- the LOC123162884 gene encoding calcium-transporting ATPase 5, plasma membrane-type isoform X2, with product MAVGSSPTPPEIRSPERDRPEDAAGAEGEEEEEFGDAFDIPHKNASHDSLLRWRQAALVLNASRRFRYTLDLKKEEEKEIIRRTIRSHAQVIRAVFLFKEAGENDPRAYTGIQLATGSRSFPIELEKLKTLNRDHDSVLLQETRGVKGLSDLLKSNLDMGINPTEDELLQRRDVFGANTYPRKKRKNILRFIFDACKDLTLIILMVAAAISLTLGMATEGVEEGWYEGGSIFLAVFLVILVTATSDYRQSLQFQHLNEEKQNIQVEVLRGGKRFRTSIFELVVGDVVPLNIGDQVPADGILISGHSLAIDESSMTGESKTVHKDQKAPFLMSGCKVADGYGSMLVTGVGINTEWGQLMANLSEDNGEETPLQVRLNGVATFIGMVGLSVAGVVLGVLAIRYFTGHTKNPDGTVQFRAETTGLKQGFMGAIRILTIAVTIVVVAVPEGLPLAVTLTLAYSMRKMMRDKALVRRLSSCETMGSATTICSDKTGTLTLNKMTVVEAHFIGTRLDPCDDVRAISSSSAALLIEGIAQNTTGTVFLPEDGGAADVTGSPTEKAILSWGLKIGMDFNDVRSKSSVLHVFPFNSEKKRGGVAVQSDTGVHIHWKGAAELVLSSCKSWLSLDGSVQPMDAQKRNVYKRSIEDMAKSSLRCVAFAYCQCDIEKIPKEDIADWKLPEEDLTLLGIVGIKDPCRPGVRNAVQLCKNAGVKVRMVTGDNIETAKAIALECGILDANGVISEPFVIEGKAFREMSEIARGEIADKITVMGRSSPNDKLLLVQALKRKGHVVAVTGDGTNDAPALHEADIGLAMGMSGTEVAKESSDIIILDDDFTSVVKVVRWGRSVYANIQKFIQFQLTVNVAALVINVIAAVSSGDVPLNAVELLWVNLIMDTLGALALATEPPTDNLMKRQPVGRREPLVTNIMWRNLFVQAIYQIAILLIFNFSGKKILRLQNESPDNAEKMKNTFIFNTFVFCQIFNEFNARKPEERNVFKGVTKNHLFMGIVCVTTVFQILIVEFLGKFFKIVRLNWSLWLVSVAIGVVSWPLAYLGKFIPVPVRPLQAYFKPCWKSSRRDEEEGRQG
- the LOC123162884 gene encoding calcium-transporting ATPase 5, plasma membrane-type isoform X1, which gives rise to MAVGSSPTPPEIRSPERDRPEDAAGAEGEEEEEFGDAFDIPHKNASHDSLLRWRQAALVLNASRRFRYTLDLKKEEEKEIIRRTIRSHAQVIRAVFLFKEAGENDPREAYTGIQLATGSRSFPIELEKLKTLNRDHDSVLLQETRGVKGLSDLLKSNLDMGINPTEDELLQRRDVFGANTYPRKKRKNILRFIFDACKDLTLIILMVAAAISLTLGMATEGVEEGWYEGGSIFLAVFLVILVTATSDYRQSLQFQHLNEEKQNIQVEVLRGGKRFRTSIFELVVGDVVPLNIGDQVPADGILISGHSLAIDESSMTGESKTVHKDQKAPFLMSGCKVADGYGSMLVTGVGINTEWGQLMANLSEDNGEETPLQVRLNGVATFIGMVGLSVAGVVLGVLAIRYFTGHTKNPDGTVQFRAETTGLKQGFMGAIRILTIAVTIVVVAVPEGLPLAVTLTLAYSMRKMMRDKALVRRLSSCETMGSATTICSDKTGTLTLNKMTVVEAHFIGTRLDPCDDVRAISSSSAALLIEGIAQNTTGTVFLPEDGGAADVTGSPTEKAILSWGLKIGMDFNDVRSKSSVLHVFPFNSEKKRGGVAVQSDTGVHIHWKGAAELVLSSCKSWLSLDGSVQPMDAQKRNVYKRSIEDMAKSSLRCVAFAYCQCDIEKIPKEDIADWKLPEEDLTLLGIVGIKDPCRPGVRNAVQLCKNAGVKVRMVTGDNIETAKAIALECGILDANGVISEPFVIEGKAFREMSEIARGEIADKITVMGRSSPNDKLLLVQALKRKGHVVAVTGDGTNDAPALHEADIGLAMGMSGTEVAKESSDIIILDDDFTSVVKVVRWGRSVYANIQKFIQFQLTVNVAALVINVIAAVSSGDVPLNAVELLWVNLIMDTLGALALATEPPTDNLMKRQPVGRREPLVTNIMWRNLFVQAIYQIAILLIFNFSGKKILRLQNESPDNAEKMKNTFIFNTFVFCQIFNEFNARKPEERNVFKGVTKNHLFMGIVCVTTVFQILIVEFLGKFFKIVRLNWSLWLVSVAIGVVSWPLAYLGKFIPVPVRPLQAYFKPCWKSSRRDEEEGRQG